The following proteins are co-located in the Syngnathus scovelli strain Florida chromosome 21, RoL_Ssco_1.2, whole genome shotgun sequence genome:
- the nbr1a gene encoding NBR1 autophagy cargo receptor a: MGLPVTIKVNFRGNVKRFLAGDLDKLEWSSVEAWIKASFGINHFQVKYFDEDSEEICINSQDEYEEAIKSAEKQGNHLIMNVYKMKGQACGGPLKTEVKELKGDLRPAPPYPSRVKTVEKGTQVTPEREAVTAKDNKGSKAEDEPPPMWFRSYMEKFKDEVVKEVVERMCSDFSGQCCTHKSPAPPPEVSGPSCAPVMGPRPGPPATTEEPKPGPSTSSGSLGYTPNCSSCNKLTSEGAYKCSVCPSCILCEMCRHSHDPSHNLVRTKTPLSIPEHGMSGELRFPRRGDRTVRKAERQRLKAERRQLRAEVKEIKKKLRLEKRGLQWSGPSTSGRAAAALTNMASASTQAPAPPPLPAASDTASGPAPAPVPDPQASSPEGPGASHASLLPTMAALFLDENLPDGTRLEPGTKFIKYWKMRNSGTISWTPETKLVFMWGNLGLASEERRSVPVPLLLPGQVGVVSVTFVAPVMEGTYTSHWRLAHRGHQFGPRVWCSIVVEPGNGLNALQHHRKRLKEQLKPGTKDEEVRSKEGLCVDISHNGFFLPYVDLLTAQDLLSFELMDINIVQELEKVPNNTPVDLTPCISPLPHDAPMPEKAPTAQIKDDTQVQKFFGGKLKHPREHPWEAAAQDEEHEEEISGAQFLCETVMRSLTLEEAPDHRPLRRSQQQAGRQTHVSFLSRGPHFGLEKEPSPENGEQEGLTTPQAELEQQHDDEDDEDEDENAKDDRVDDWDEVSSQTSSSSSCDDFIIVLPDCFDMSRPLGESMYSSAMSQPDAVVTATLASPEPSREEDYASDEGEDSPPPGEEGEERMEDDKNLACDAPPSPPLVIHGSVNQMLCASQTLDAATLTPEVVPPPIYSPRSEALYLAEDACHTVDDSHTPRVHANVSSGLSRSAGSASSAFETYNPRPGNALQPRGQGGLTEGLVKGALSVAASAYKALFTAPNCPIQRGVDPAARQDPSLMAMLLEMGFRDRRLNQRLLRKHGYNLLHTVNELVQRAEDAPPARAVQAPH, encoded by the exons ACGAGTACGAGGAAGCCATTAAG AGTGCCGAGAAGCAAGGCAACCACCTCATCATGAACGTCTACAAGATGAAGGGACAGGCATGCGGTGGACCTCTGAAGACCGAGGTCAAGGAGCTGAAGGGGGACCTCCGACCGGCACCCCCTTACCCGTCGCGCGTCAAGACAGTCGAGAAGGGCACGCAGGTCACCCCGGAGCGAGAAGCT GTTACTGCCAAGGACAACAAGGGGTCCAAAGCAGAAGATGAGCCTCCTCCCATGTGGTTCAGATCCTACATGGAGAAG TTTAAAGATGAAGTGGTGAAGGAAGTAGTTGAGCGCATGTGCAGCGACTTCTCCGGCCAGTGTTGTACGCATAAGTCTCCTGCACCGCCGCCTGAGGTCAGTGGGCCCAGTTGTGCTCCAGTCATGGGGCCCAGGCCAGGACCCCCCGCCACCACCGAGGAGCCCAAGCCGGGCCCGTCCACCTCCAGCGGGTCTCTTGGCTACACTCCAAACTGCAGCAGCTGCAACAAGCTCACCTCTGAAGGAGCCTACAAGTGCAG tgtttgcccatcctgcaTCCTGTGCGAGATGTGTCGCCACAGCCACGACCCCAGCCACAATCTCGTGAGAACCAAGACACCCCTGTCCATCCCCGAGCATGGAATGTCAGGAGAATTGAG GTTCCCAAGGCGAGGAGACAGAACGGTGCGCAAGGCCGAGCGACAGCGCCTCAAAGCGGAAAGGAGGCAGCTGCGAGCCGAAGTGAAGGAAATCAAGAAGAAACTCAGACTGGAGAAGCGGGGCCTGCAGTGGAGCGGACCCTCCACCTCGGGCCGAGCCGCCGCCGCCCTGACTAACATGGCCTCCGCCTCCACCCAGGCCCCTGCCCCGCCACCCCTGCCCGCTGCATCAGACACAGCCTCAGGTCCCGCCCCTGCCCCGGTCCCCGACCCCCAGGCCTCCAGTCCAGA GGGACCCGGGGCCTCGCACGCCTCCTTGCTGCCCACTATGGCCGCCTTGTTTCTGGATGAAAATCTGCCGGACGGCACCCGTCTGGAGCCCGGCACCAAGTTCATCAAATACTGGAAGATGAGGAACTCGGGAACTATCAGCTGGACCCCCGAGACCAAG CTGGTGTTCATGTGGGGTAACCTCGGCCTGGCATCGGAGGAGAGGAGGTCAGTGCCCGTCCCCTTGTTGCTGCCGGGCCAAGTGGGCGTGGTCAGCGTGACCTTTGTGGCGCCTGTGATGGAGGGCACGTACACCTCCCACTGGCGCCTGGCGCACCGCGGCCACCAGTTTGGGCCACGCGTGTGGTGCAGCATCGTGGTGGAGCCCGGCAACGGCCTCAACGCGCTTCAGCATCACCGGAAACGACTG AAGGAGCAGCTGAAGCCGGGGACGAAGGATGAGGAGGTCCGGTCCAAGGAGGGTTTGTGCGTGGACATTAGCCACAACGGCTTCTTCCTGCCTTACGTGGACCTGCTGACCGCTCAG GATCTTTTGTCCTTTGAGTTGATGGATATCAACATTGTGCAGGAGTTGGAGAAGGTTCCTAACAACACTCCCGTGG ATCTGACGCCTTGTATTTCCCCTCTGCCTCATGATGCACCAATGCCGGAGAAGGCACCCACTGCGCAGATTAAAGACGACACACAAGTCCAAAAATTTTTTG GAGGAAAACTTAAGCACCCGAGGGAGCACCCATGGGAGGCGGCGGCTCAGGACGAAGAGCACGAGGAGGAGATCAGCGGCGCTCAGTTCCTGTGCGAGACGGTCATGCGCTCCCTCACGCTGGAGGAGGCCCCCGACCACCGGCCGCTGCGCAGGAGCCAGCAACAAGCTGGCCGCCAAACGCACG tttctttCCTCTCACGTGGTCCACATTTCGGTCTTGAGAAGGAGCCGTCACCTGAGAACGGCGAGCAAGAAGGGCTGACAACACCGCAAG CTGAGCTGGAACAGCAACACGACGAcgaggatgatgaagatgaagatgaaAATGCGAAGGATGACAGAGTGGATGACTGGGATGAG GTGAGCAGCCAGacgtcgtcgtcctcctcctgtGACGACTTCATCATCGTCCTCCCCGACTGCTTCGACATGAGTCGTCCGCTGGGGGAGTCCATGTACAGCTCGGCCATGTCGCAGCCCGACGCCGTCGTCACCGCCACGCTAGCCAGCCCCGAACCCTCGCGAGAGGAAGACTACGCCTCAGACGAGGGCGAGGACTCACCGCCGCCGGGAGAAGAAGGCGAGGAGCGGATGGAGGATGACAAGAACCTGGCGTGCGACGCTCCACCGTCGCCCCCCCTCGTCATCCACGGCAGCGTCAACCAAATGCTGTGCGCCTCGCAGACCCTGGACGCTGCCACGCTCACCCCGGAAGTGGTGCCCCCGCCCATCTACTCACCCAG GTCAGAGGCTTTGTACCTCGCAGAAGACGCTTGTCACACAGTCGATGACTCGCACACGCCGAGGGTCCACGCCAACG TTTCATCAGGTCTGTCCAGATCTGCTGGATCAGCATCCAGCGCCTTTGAGACGTACAACCCCAGACCCGGCAACGCGCTGCAGCCGAG AGGTCAAGGAGGTCTCACCGAGGGCCTGGTCAAGGGGGCTCTCTCAGTGGCCGCATCTGCATACAAGGCTCTGTTTACTGCACCCAACTGTCCCATCCAG CGAGGCGTGGACCCGGCGgcccgccaggacccttccctcaTGGCCATGCTTTTGGAGATGGGCTTCCGAGACCGCCGTCTCAACCAGCGTCTTCTGCGCAAGCACGGCTACAACCTGCTGCACACTGTTAACGAGCTGGTGCAGAGGGCCGAGGACGCGCCGCCTGCACGCGCCGTCCAGGCACCCCACTGA